TCCCGAGTATCGTCCTCTTGAAGATGCGCGCCCAGATGCTATGGCGGAGGTCGGCTACTTGCTCGCTACATTCCTCGAATACTTCGGATGCGCTTTCGACTACCAGAAAAATGTTGTGTGTACAACAAATATGGCCTTGACGAAAGCGACAATGGGGTGGGACAGAGATAACGGCGCAGTCGGGAAGCCACCCTTTTTTCACTTTGCCATCAAGGACCCGTACAGCTTGGATAACATTGCTCGCAATTTAGACATGGAGTCTACAGTATATGTTCAGAAAGCTCACGATTTGGCAGTGAAAATGGTGATGGACGAATTCAACGATCCCACGTTCCTTGTCTCAGCCCTCACCAAGGACCCCCGAAAACCCCCTCGCGTAGTGCGTTCTCTGAGTGACCGTGGCATTCACTCTGAATGCATCCCTTCAGATCAGTTGGAGGCACGGCACGTCTTGAACAAACTACAATTTCAACAGCGCAAGCGATCGATGGAGGACTTTGGTGAGAGGGCGGTGAAGAACAAAAAGAATCAGAGCACTGCATCTGATGTCACGAAAAATGTTCTGGGGTGGATTAGGAACGATGGTGTTTTGTAGCTAAATTTTCTACCAAACGCACGCCAAGTTGAACTGAAGCCTTTCAACGAGCACTGCGCAGCCCAGATTCCGTTCCTTTTGACTCTTTCCCTACTTTCCGCCCGCGGTGAGCTAGGTGAAGTAAACAAAGCAGATGAACTTTTTTCACTCCGCCGCtgagaaaaaaaggcgcaCCTCAGAAGCGTGCTCTGCTGCTCAGTGTAACCATCAAAGCACATGCCATGCCAAACAGTCATGCCGCTCTCCTGGCGAAACAGGCAGAAGCTTGCGATGACTCTTCCATTGAAGCCGCTTTGATTTGTTGTTTTATTTGTTGCCCGcttctgtgtctctctccttttcccgCTTTATCacttttttgtgtgtgccccATTGCTTGTTTTCTCTCTGGCATCCGTGGAGGTCTTGAGGGTGTTAGGTTTGCCTGAGTGCCCTACACACTTTGGAATGGAGTCTATCCTCGCCTGTTTGCACTGGGGGAGCGAGGCGCTGCCTCTACCTGGCTCGCACAGCACAGTTCCTGATGATGACTTTCCGCCTTGGAAGTGCATCAGTGAGGTGATCCCTGGTCTCTACCTTACTTGTGCCTGCGAGATGGCCGATAAGACAAAGTGCGCCGCGATGGGTGTAGCTCTTGTCATCAACATGTGCGGGGAAGATGATGCTGCAAAGTACCGCGTTTTTGAAAAGGATGAGAGCGCAGCGTATGCGTTTCGCCGGTTTGATTCGCAGGAGAGTTTTGTCTGCGAGTTGAGCAGCTACTGCCATATCGCAGTGAGCACCCCAAAGGCGCAAAGAAAGGTGTTTGTTGTGACCATTCTTGCAGAGGATGCGCCGACGTACCGCATTGACCAGCACTTCGTGGAGTGTGCAGTGCTTATGGAAATTGTTTTGCAGTCTAGAAAAGGTTATGAAACGGTTAGCGATGAGGACTACACAGCTGTCCCGGCTGTGGCAGTGCATTGCATGGTTGGCGTGAGCCGGTCGGCCTCCATTGTCGTTGCATACTTCATAAAGAAATACGGCCTGTCCCAAGACGATGCTATCAGTCTAATCCGCTGCACGCGCCCGGTAGTTCAGCCAAACCCCGGGTTCCAGCGGCAACTCTCCATGTGGATGGCTCTCCGAAGCCATCGCATCGTTGACGAATGGACGGCCAAGGTGCTTGCTGTCGAAATAAAGGCCAAGTCGAACCTTGTCGAGATAGCAAGCACGATGCTACCAACCATCTTGCGGGCGAAGAAGTGTGACAACGAGCGTCGCTACTTCGGGTCGCTTATCAGAAATGCTGCGCCGACCGAAGCAGAGCTGCATGCTGTATACCGGGAGCTTCGCTCAGTTGTCGCGGCGGATGTCGATAGTGAGGTCTACACAGACATTCCCAACTACTTCGGCTACGTTGCCGAGGTTGTGCGCAGCATCGATTACACCGCTCCAGCGGTGCTGCAATATGCCACGGACTTTCGCAACTCACTCGTGTGCAACGATGCTTTCTATTATCGTGTAGTGAAAGATGTGGCTCGCTCAGGTTTTGAAAAAGACACATTTGACACCATTCGCGGCTTTTGCTCGCTGTTTGAAGCCATCTACGTCAAGCACCTATGCGCTCGCGACTCTGGCCACCCCGCAGCCTTGAACCCAAGCGCGGGTGATACGGGGCTGCCGTCAGTGTGCGCGCTTTCattcccttttttgtttcttgtGGCACCTTACGCCGAGGGGTTTGTGCAGTTTAGCGAGTGGAACGCGCTGGTCAATGAATTCGCGACCACAGGGGACGCGCTGAGCGCCACCGACCTTCTGGGACTGAAAAACGAGACAGTGCGCATGTTTCTTCAGTTCTTCTTTCAATCTTCGCGTGCTGCGGAAGGGTCTGCCGCAACAGAAAGTTACACAAAGCTTGGTTTCTTGCAAAATGATGTTGAAGTGGTGACATTTAGGGCAGTGGAGTCGGATCTGAAgaccggcggcggctccATTGCCTCACTGGAGAGCGTCGTGGCCGTTTCCCAGTCAGTGGACAACCACGTTTCGTTTCTCCTGGTATGCAAAACGCTGAGCGGCATACTTGCTTTTCGTCTTCTTTTAGAAGCAGCGGAGCAGTTCCTCTCCCAGACATACGGCGCACGACTGGGAGAAAGTGTGTCACTTGCTGACGAACTTCTGCCGCTACATGTGATCTCTGCGGCGGCTTTGTCACTAGAAAGCGCGTACACAGCAGTGCATTGCAAACCATGCAAGGCCGGCGATTTCTTCAGGGGTGAGCTTTCGAGTCTTTTGGAGACTGGGGTTTTGAATCCTGCTGGTGTGGTGTCGCTCTTCCAGGCACCGCCGTAGTTGGGTCTTTTCTCATGGTCAGTTTGCGTGCGCTTCTCCAGTGCGTGTCGCATTGCCAGTCCTTGTGCCATTGTTGCCTCGGTCATGTGAAGGAAGGAGGTTCCTGTTTGGCTGTCCACACCAACCCCTGCACCCTAACGAGCACCCCGGGAAGGAAGACAAATAAGCACGACAGCGCGCACGCCTGCTCACAGGTGGAGGCCGCTCGGTACTCCTCTCACCTCATGGAACGAATCTAGTGTAACTGTGCCGCGAAGGTAGGAAGAGAGGCGAGCAAGGACGCAAACGGACCCCACGGCAGACCACAAAAAGACGAACAAGAACAGTTCGTGGGTATAGTGCAGCCGGTGTGtttgcccccctccctatcTTTGTAGACTGCAGAGCTGCTACCCATGAGTTGGGTTGTCTGTTCCCCGGTTTCTCACATCAAcctttctcctccgccaccaTCTACCTCGTTTGTGCATGCACGTCGAAGCATTGACTAACGCTGCGGCGTGGACGTCTACTCACACGAATACTCTCGTGCTGCTTTTTCGCGCTCTTTCCTCGAGCAGGAGGCTGTGCGACaagagaaaacgaagagaCGAAGAAAACAGCACCCACCATCGTCGGAGCACAAGAGTACTTTGGGTGCTCTGGCCTGTGCACAACTCTAGCCAAAAGGATGCCGCCGGGGTTTAACGACTCGTGCTCGGCGTTTTTCCGAAAGCATTTCGACATCTTTGACCGCGACAAGATTGGGCGCGCTCGAAATGAAGACTTTGCCCCGTTGATTCGTGCCTGCGGTGCTACCCCGTTAGAGGCCAGCATCGAGGATCTTCTAGCCATCGCAGACCCGAGTCACCGTGGCAGCTTCAGTTTTGACGACTTCTGCGCAGCTCTGAAGAAGGCGTTTGCAGTTTCGATATCCCCACAAGAAGTGCGTGAGGCATTTCAGGGCTTTGACCCAGACAAGCGTGGCCTCATCAGCCCGCACGAGCTCCGTTACTTTCTCACCACCATGGGCGACGTTCTCAGCGTCGAGGAGATGAACGAATTtgtggaggagatgcgctCCGAGATGGACATCGAGGGCAACCTGGTCGTGGCCGACAGCATCTACAAAATGACTCCGGAGATGTTCCGCTAGTTTTGTTTTCGGTGCTCAAAAGAAGC
Above is a window of Leishmania mexicana MHOM/GT/2001/U1103 complete genome, chromosome 28 DNA encoding:
- a CDS encoding putative dual-specificity protein phosphatase,putative; this translates as MESILACLHWGSEALPLPGSHSTVPDDDFPPWKCISEVIPGLYLTCACEMADKTKCAAMGVALVINMCGEDDAAKYRVFEKDESAAYAFRRFDSQESFVCELSSYCHIAVSTPKAQRKVFVVTILAEDAPTYRIDQHFVECAVLMEIVLQSRKGYETVSDEDYTAVPAVAVHCMVGVSRSASIVVAYFIKKYGLSQDDAISLIRCTRPVVQPNPGFQRQLSMWMALRSHRIVDEWTAKVLAVEIKAKSNLVEIASTMLPTILRAKKCDNERRYFGSLIRNAAPTEAELHAVYRELRSVVAADVDSEVYTDIPNYFGYVAEVVRSIDYTAPAVLQYATDFRNSLVCNDAFYYRVVKDVARSGFEKDTFDTIRGFCSLFEAIYVKHLCARDSGHPAALNPSAGDTGLPSVCALSFPFLFLVAPYAEGFVQFSEWNALVNEFATTGDALSATDLLGLKNETVRMFLQFFFQSSRAAEGSAATESYTKLGFLQNDVEVVTFRAVESDLKTGGGSIASLESVVAVSQSVDNHVSFLLVCKTLSGILAFRLLLEAAEQFLSQTYGARLGESVSLADELLPLHVISAAALSLESAYTAVHCKPCKAGDFFRGELSSLLETGVLNPAGVVSLFQAPP
- a CDS encoding calmodulin-like protein, with amino-acid sequence MPPGFNDSCSAFFRKHFDIFDRDKIGRARNEDFAPLIRACGATPLEASIEDLLAIADPSHRGSFSFDDFCAALKKAFAVSISPQEVREAFQGFDPDKRGLISPHELRYFLTTMGDVLSVEEMNEFVEEMRSEMDIEGNLVVADSIYKMTPEMFR